TCGGTGGCGCCTTCCTTCATGGCGGAGACGGCGGTCTCGATGCTGCCGTACGCCGTCATGATGATCACCGCGACTTCGGGATCCAGTGCCCGGCACTGCTTCAAGAGGTCGAGGCCCGACATCTCGGGCATGCGCTGGTCCGTCAGCACCAGGTCGAAAGCCTCCCCGCGAAACCGCTCCAACGCCTCGGCCGCGCTTCCCATGAGCGCAACCTCGAAGCCGGCCTTGCCGAGAAAGCCGCCGACGAACTCGAGCTGCGTACGCTCGTCGTCCACCACCATGATGTGGAAACGGTCGTCGAGCGATGCTTCGCGCCGGCGCGGCGGTTGTGCGCCGAGGTCTGCCCGATATGCCTGTTCAGTCATGTCTACGTTCGTCGCCCGTGCGCTCCGGCGGCAACCCGCCGCGCGTCTCGTGGGGAGCAGGGGCTCAAGTCAGTGTATGATCGAGCGGAAGAACGATGTCGAACCGCGTGCCCGCGTCGGTCTGGCTGGTCACCTCGATGGTGCCGCCATGGCTCTCCACGATCCTTCGAGCGATGGGGAGCCCCAATCCGGAGCCTTCGGACTTCGTGGTGAAGTACGGCTCGAATATGCGTGCCTGGTTCTCCTTTGCGATACCCACGCCGGTGTCGCTCACCGAGAGCCGCATCTTGCCGTCGCGAATCGATGTCTCGATGGTCAGCTTGCCTCCCTCGGGCATGGCCTGGAGGCCGTTGAGAATGAGGTTCAGGAGCACTTGCTTGAGGTAGTCCGGGTCGGCCTTGACCACCGGTCGCGGGCCGTGATGCACCACCGCGATCTCCACCCCGGAGGACTCGGCGTCGCCTCCGGTCAGGGTGGTGAGGTCCTTCAACAACTGGTCGACCTTGACGAGGTCCGGCTTTATGTTCAACGGCCGCGCCAGCGTCAGGAACTCCTCGACGATGGCATTGAGGCGGTGTACCTCGGCGCGCATCAACTCGATGAAGCGGCTGTATTCGCCCTCGTCCTGCGTCGGCTGAAACTCCCCCTTGAGGCGCTGCAACCCCATGGAGATGGCGTTCAGCGGATTGCGCACCTCGTGGGCCACCGTGGCCGCCAGGTTGCCCATCATGGACAGGTGCTCGCGCCGGTCCACTTCCGCTTCCAGCGCCTTGATCTCCTGCATGTGGAAGCGTTGGTTGTAGAGGATCGCCGCGAATCCGAGCACGCCCAGCCCCAGGATGCCGCATCCCAGGCCCACCATGGACCAGAGGCTCTTCCACCACGCCGCGTCCACCACGTCCATGGACACGCCGATCCTGAGAAAGCCCATGGGGTCGCCATCCAGCCGCACCGGCTTCACCAGCTCATAGCGCCGCCCACCCTCCTCCGTGTCCACGATCCGATGGGCCGAGCGATCGGTGACGCGCGCCCGTGCGCTCAGGTCGTCCACCATCCGGTTCCCGGCCAGCGCCGCGTCGGTATGGGCGAGCACGGTGAAGTCGTTGTCCAGGAGCGCCAGGTGGTGGATGCCTTCCTGCCGCCCGAGGTCCTGGATCTGGCGCTGCACGCCGATCTCGCGCTGCAGCTTCAGCATGTAGGCGGCGTCCGCGTGAATGGCGATGAATCCCGGGAAGCTGCGCGCTTCAAGCGCGACGCCGAACACGCTGTCTTCCCAGAACTCGTGCTGCGGGAGAGTGGGCGCCTGTCCCCGCGGCTGGGACCAGAGCCGGCCCCAGATGTGCACCGTGGATTCCTGGCTCGACCACCGTTCGCGCAACTCGGCCAGGAGGCCCTCGACGTCGGGGGGTGCGGTTCCGGTGTGCGATACCCAGGGCCGTCCCTGAAGGTCGAGGAGTTCGACCTTGTGCAGTTGGTTGATGGTGCTGATGCGCTGCACCAGCGGCGCGGGTGCGTTGGCGGTGAGCAGCCGGTCGATCAGGCGCGCGTTGTCCAACAGCCGCTGCCGCACCAGCTCCTCGATCAGCGCGTTTCCCTTGATGGACTTCTTGGCGCTGGTCTCCATGGTGCGGGTGAGGGCCAGTGCCTTGACCTTCACCTGTCGCACCAACTCTTCCTCGAGCCAGCGGCTCTCGTAGAACACGTAGAGAGAGAAAAGCCCCGCGAGCAGCAGGACAGAGGCGAGGAAGTAGGGTACCAGCGAAGCGCGTTTCATTTCAGTGGGCGACGGGCTTCAGTTGGTCCCGTCCGACCTGCGTACAGGATTTCATTATACAACCGGCCAGCAACTTGGCAACCGGCCTGGCTCCCCGCAACGGACCCTCCCACGACAAGAGCCGATGGGACTGCTCTTGTCCCATCGGCCTCCGGTCTAGTGTCGTGTCCGGCACGGTGTTCCGGCTTCGCACCGAAACGCGTCGGTCGCCGGCCCGTCAGCCCCTGGCGACGAAGAATCGCCTGGCGTCGCCGCGTTGCACGAGAAACAGCGCGTTGCCGCCCTTGTCGAGCGACTCCAGCGCCTTCTTGTAGGCCGCCAAGTTGGGGATGGCCGTCCGGTTCATCTCCAGGATCACGTCTCCCCGGCGCAACCCCGCCTGGTCCGCGGGACTGCCCGGCTTGACTCCGGTCACCAGCACGCCCGCGGCACGCTTCAGGGAGAACCGTTTGGCGACGTTGTCGGTCACCTCTACGACGGTCAGTCCCAGGTCGGAGCCTTGTTCCACGGCCCCCACGGCCTTTTCGTCCAGCAACTCGCCGATCTCGACCCGGAGCATGCGCTCGTCGCCGTCACGCACGACCTTCACGTCCACGGCCTTGCCCACGGGGGTTCGGGCGACGATGATCGGAAGATCCCCGGATGCCTTGACCGGCTGCCGGTCGAACTCCACGATGACGTCACCCACCTTGAACCCGGCTTCTTGCGCGGGCGTGTCCGGCAGCACTTCGGCCACGAGCGCGCCGCGCGCTTCACCGATGCCCAAGGATTCCGCCAAGAGGGGCGTCACCTTTTGCAGCGAGACGCCCAGCCAGCCGCGCGTGACCCGGCCGTCGCTCCGGAGCCCCGGCAGCACCTCCTTGACCAGGTTGATGGGGATGGCGAAGCCGATACCCACGTTGCCCCCGCCGCGGCTGTAGATGGCGGTGTTGATGCCCACCACCTCCCCGCGATGGTTGATCAGGGGGCCGCCGGAGTTGCCCGGGTTGATGGAGGCGTCGGTCTGGATGAAGTTGTCGTAGGGCCCGGCGCCGATGCGCCGTCCCTTGGCGCTGACGATACCCGACGTCACCGTACGGTCGAGGCCGAACGGGTTGCCGATGGCGAGCACGCCCTCACCGATCTCCAGACTGTCGGAATTCCCCAGCGGCACCGTCGGCAGGTTGTAGCCGGGGTTGATGCGGATCAGGGCGATGTCGGTCTTTTCGTCCGTGCCGATGATTTCCCCCTCGAACTCGTTATCGTCGGAGAGGGTGACGGTGATGGTCATGTTCTCCCGGCCGCTGACCACGTGGTGGTTGGTCAGGATCAGGCCTTTCCCGTCGATGATCACGCCGGAACCGAAGGAGCGGCTCCTTCTCGGCCGGGAAGGGGCCTCGGGCGTCCCGAAGGGGTTGGGCATGGAGAACGGCGGCGCCTCGAAGAACTTGCGCCACGCCTCGGGCAACTGATGGCCGAAGCGTTCGGACATGCTGGCTGCCTGGGTATCGCCCTTGGCGGTGATGTTGACCACCGCGGGGCTCACCTGCTTGACCAGATTGACGATGGTGTTCACGGGCCGCGGTTCCGTGGCCGCGGGCTGTGTCGATGCGTTGAGAGGCGGACGGCTGAACCCGCCGGCCAGGGCGATCACGGCGAGCAACACCGCGCACACGCCCAACGCCTTCATGCATGTGGAACGAGACGGTTTACAGAGCATTGAGCTACCTCCTCAAAATTGCTGCCGCCTAAAGGAAGCATCTTTCGTGCCAACGGCCGTCGTTGCGGCAAGGTAGCGTCTTTCCAGGGGTTTGCGGGTTTCCGCGACGTCGCGCCATGCAGGTTGTCGACCATTCCGTCGAACGCGCGGAACAGTGCGTCGAAGGGTGGCCGTCCACGCAGTCGATCATTCGACCTCGTAGATGGACTCGATCTCGACCGGAATCCCGTTGGGGAGCGTCACCATGCCCACCGCGGAGCGGGCGTGCTTGCCGATGCTCTCGCCGAACACCTCCACCAGCAGGTCGGAGAAACCGTTGATCACCTGCGGGGTCTTGTGGAACTCGGGATCGGCGTTGACCATGCCCAGCACCTTGACGATGCGGCGAACGCGGTCGAGGCTGCCGAGCTGCGCCCGGAGGGTGACCAGGGTGTTGAGCGCCGTCTGGCGCGCGGCTTGGTAGCCTTGTTCCACGGTCAGGTCGCGCCCCAGCTTGCCGTGGAAGATGGCCTTGCCGTCGTCACCCAGGGGTCCGTGTCCGGCGAGGTACAGCAGCGAGCCTGTCCGCACCGCGCTGACGTAGTTGGCCATGGGGCGCGGGGTGGGCGGCAGGCTCAGGTTCAGCTCCTTCAGACGTTCTTCGGCACTCATGTCCACCTCCCTATAGACCTCTGAACCAGACGTTGTCGGGATCCAGGCTCAGCAGCGCGGGCGTGATGTCCTGGATCGTGGCGGTGCCGGTCATGATCATCACGCGCTTCAGCTCATCGGTGAGAATCGTCAGCACCCGCGCCACCCCTTCGGGGCCGGCGGCGCCCAGGCCCCAGCAGATGGGCCGTCCCAGGAGCACCGCCTTGGCACCCAGGGCCAGCGCCTTGGCGATGTCGCCGCCCCGGCGCGCGCCGCTGTCGAGCAGCACCGGCACGCGCCCGGCGGCCGCGTCCACCACCTCCGGCAGCACCTCGATGGCCGCGCGGTTGAAATCGAGGATACGGCCGCCGTGGTTCGACACCACCAGACAGTCGGCGCCGGCGTCGATGGCGATGCGCGCGTCGTCCGGGTTCATGATCCCCTTCACCACCACCGGGACCGATACC
The sequence above is drawn from the Deltaproteobacteria bacterium genome and encodes:
- a CDS encoding ATP-binding protein → MKRASLVPYFLASVLLLAGLFSLYVFYESRWLEEELVRQVKVKALALTRTMETSAKKSIKGNALIEELVRQRLLDNARLIDRLLTANAPAPLVQRISTINQLHKVELLDLQGRPWVSHTGTAPPDVEGLLAELRERWSSQESTVHIWGRLWSQPRGQAPTLPQHEFWEDSVFGVALEARSFPGFIAIHADAAYMLKLQREIGVQRQIQDLGRQEGIHHLALLDNDFTVLAHTDAALAGNRMVDDLSARARVTDRSAHRIVDTEEGGRRYELVKPVRLDGDPMGFLRIGVSMDVVDAAWWKSLWSMVGLGCGILGLGVLGFAAILYNQRFHMQEIKALEAEVDRREHLSMMGNLAATVAHEVRNPLNAISMGLQRLKGEFQPTQDEGEYSRFIELMRAEVHRLNAIVEEFLTLARPLNIKPDLVKVDQLLKDLTTLTGGDAESSGVEIAVVHHGPRPVVKADPDYLKQVLLNLILNGLQAMPEGGKLTIETSIRDGKMRLSVSDTGVGIAKENQARIFEPYFTTKSEGSGLGLPIARRIVESHGGTIEVTSQTDAGTRFDIVLPLDHTLT
- a CDS encoding RidA family protein produces the protein MSAEERLKELNLSLPPTPRPMANYVSAVRTGSLLYLAGHGPLGDDGKAIFHGKLGRDLTVEQGYQAARQTALNTLVTLRAQLGSLDRVRRIVKVLGMVNADPEFHKTPQVINGFSDLLVEVFGESIGKHARSAVGMVTLPNGIPVEIESIYEVE
- a CDS encoding DegQ family serine endoprotease — encoded protein: MLCKPSRSTCMKALGVCAVLLAVIALAGGFSRPPLNASTQPAATEPRPVNTIVNLVKQVSPAVVNITAKGDTQAASMSERFGHQLPEAWRKFFEAPPFSMPNPFGTPEAPSRPRRSRSFGSGVIIDGKGLILTNHHVVSGRENMTITVTLSDDNEFEGEIIGTDEKTDIALIRINPGYNLPTVPLGNSDSLEIGEGVLAIGNPFGLDRTVTSGIVSAKGRRIGAGPYDNFIQTDASINPGNSGGPLINHRGEVVGINTAIYSRGGGNVGIGFAIPINLVKEVLPGLRSDGRVTRGWLGVSLQKVTPLLAESLGIGEARGALVAEVLPDTPAQEAGFKVGDVIVEFDRQPVKASGDLPIIVARTPVGKAVDVKVVRDGDERMLRVEIGELLDEKAVGAVEQGSDLGLTVVEVTDNVAKRFSLKRAAGVLVTGVKPGSPADQAGLRRGDVILEMNRTAIPNLAAYKKALESLDKGGNALFLVQRGDARRFFVARG